A genomic segment from Glycine soja cultivar W05 chromosome 18, ASM419377v2, whole genome shotgun sequence encodes:
- the LOC114397330 gene encoding uncharacterized protein LOC114397330, which yields MGFHVRGCGFDLREWNLLQLRCIPCSEFGDLVGVGSSVDPNLQQKAFLTEFGFDTAMVSFTSFTEEEKDKAISINSVQEVNEVVALHDPDHMTLKFLSHADGREAVAKAANLIFVGNLKQHKLGGELDLQILLEPQLNEALQIVGSKGPEPGLLLVYGPVRSHLGFPAWRLRYTEIM from the exons ATGGGTTTTCATGTTAGGGGTTGTGGTTTTGATCTGCGCGAGTGGAATTTGCTTCAATTACGATGCATTCCGTGCTCAGAATTTGGGGATTTGGTTGGGGTTGGTTCTTCGGTGGATCCGAA CCTACAACAGAAGGCATTTTTAACTGAGTTTGGTTTTGATACAGCAATGGTGTCCTTCACTTCATTCAcagaggaagagaaagataaGGCCATCAGCATTAACTCAGTGCAGGAAGTTAATGAAGTTGTCGCACTCCATGATCCAGATCACATGACTTTAAAATTTCTTTCTCATGCGGATGGGAGAGAGGCAGTGGCCAAAGCAGCTAACTTGATTTTTGTGGGAAACTTGAAGCAACATAAATTGGGTGGAGAACTAGATCTTCAAATCCTTTTAGAACCTCAATTGAATGAAGCATTGCAAATTGTTG GTAGCAAAGGTCCTGAGCCTGGCCTTTTATTGGTTTATGGACCTGTGAGGAGCCATCTTGGTTTTCCTGCATGGAGACTTCGTTACACAGAGATCATGTAA
- the LOC114395942 gene encoding acetyl-coenzyme A carboxylase carboxyl transferase subunit alpha, chloroplastic-like, which translates to MAASSASLSGASASDLLRSSTSGFNGVPLRTMGKGKLVLKRRDFTVAARLRKVKKHEYPWPANPDPNVKGGVLSHLSLFKPLKEKPKPVTLDFERPLVDLQKKIIDVQKMANETGLDFSDQILSLETKYHQALKDLYTHLTPIQRVNIARHPNRPTFLDHVFNITEKFVELHGDRAGYDDPAIVTGLGTIDGRSYMFIGHQKGRNTKENIQRNFGMPTPHGYRKALRLMEYADHHGFPIVTFIDTPGAYADLKSEELGQGEAIAHNLRSMFGLKVPVISIVIGEGGSGGALAIGCANKLLMLENAVFYVASPEACAAILWKTAKASPKAAEKLKITATELCKLQIADGVIPEPLGGAHADPEWTSQQIKKAIKETMDELTKMNTEELLKHRMLKFRKIGGFQEGIPIDPKRKANMKKRDLSIAKIPDAELEVEVEKLKQQVLEAKESSPVPPKLDLDEMLKQLAREVDLEYSEAVKATGLTDSLLKLREEVSKANADNQIVDPLLEGKIEKLRVEFEQQLRAAPNYGRLQNKLNYLSELCKVKLLSDGKKDNEAVTFKQELKKKIDDALSDPKIRETFEALKAEIKGVGASSASDLDDELKKKIIEFIKEVKEVKEVKEVIENQIESLVNSSDDIKSKILQLKLEVPKAGETPDSEPKNRIGALVQLIKPSLVEAVDSSGLKDLFENLVSNDGSLTHEDPARDSLTDDQ; encoded by the exons ATGGCTGCTTCTTCTGCATCTCTTTCTGGTGCTTCTGCTTCGGATCTTCTGAGGAGTTCAACCAGCGGTTTCAATGGTGTTCCTTTGAGAACCATGGGGAAGGGAAAGTTGGTTTTGAAGAGGAGGGACTTTACAGTTGCTGCCAGGCTGAGGAAGGTGAAGAAGCATGAATATCCTTGGCCTGCTAACCCTGATCCCAATGTGAAAGGTGGGGTGCTGAGCCACCTTTCCTTGTTCAAGCCACTCAAGGAGAAGCCAAAGCCTGTCACTTTGGATTTTGAAAGGCCTCTTGTTGATCTGCAAAAGAAGATCATTGAT GTACAGAAGATGGCGAACGAAACTGGACTGGACTTCAGTGATCAGATTCTCTCATTGGAGACCAAGTACCACCAG GCTTTAAAGGATCTGTATACGCATCTGACTCCTATTCAGCGGGTCAACATCGCACGGCaccctaacaggccaactttcCTTGATCATGTGTTTAACATAACTGAGAAG TTTGTTGAACTCCATGGTGATCGGGCAGGTTACGATGATCCTGCTATTGTTACTGGTCTAGGGACTATAGATGGTAGAAGCTACATGTTCATTGGTCACCAAAAGGGTAGAAATACTAAAGAAAATATTCAGCGTAACTTTGGGATGCCAACTCCTCATGG TTACAGGAAGGCCCTTCGCTTGATGGAATATGCAGATCATCATGGGTTCCCCATAGTTACTTTCATTGACACGCCTGGGGCATATGCTGACCTTAAATCAGAGGAACTAGGACAG GGTGAAGCGATTGCTCACAATTTGAGATCCATGTTTGGTCTGAAGGTGCCAGTTATATCTATAGTTATTGGAGAAGGTGGTTCAGGTGGCGCCCTAGCCATTGGATGTGCTAATAAATTACTCATGCTTGAAAATGCTGTTTTTTATGTTGCCAg TCCAGAGGCATGTGCAGCAATCTTGTGGAAGACAGCTAAAGCTTCTCCAAAG GCTGCTGAGAAATTGAAGATTACAGCCACTGAACTGTGCAAATTACAAATTGCAGATGGTGTTATACCT gAGCCACTTGGTGGTGCACATGCAGATCCAGAGTGGACCTCTCAACAGATAAAAAAGGCTATCAAAGAAACCATGGAT GAGCTCACGAAGATGAACACAGAAGAACTGTTAAAACATCGCATGCTTAAGTTCAGAAAGATTGGTGGGTTCCAGGAAGGTATTCCTATAGATCCTAAGAGAAAAGCCAACATGAAGAAGAGGGATCTATCTATTGCTAAGATTCCTGATGCTGAACTAGAAGTTGAGGTTGAGAAACTGAAGCAACAGGTTTTGGAAGCTAAGGAATCTTCTCCTGTTCCTCCAAAACTAGATCTGGATGAGATGCTAAAGCAACTGGCAAGGGAGGTCGATCTAGAATACTCTGAGGCAGTTAAAGCCACGGGCTTGACAGACAGTTTGTTGAAACTAAGGGAGGAAGTTTCGAAAGCAAATGCAGATAATCAAATTGTTGATCCATTGCTGGAGGGTAAGATAGAAAAGCTAAGGGTGGAGTTTGAACAGCAATTGCGTGCAGCTCCCAATTATGGTAGGCTGCAGAATAAGCTTAACTATCTGAGCGAATTATGTAAAGTAAAGCTTCTGTCAGATGGAAAGAAGGACAATGAGGCTGTCACATTTAAGCAagagttgaagaaaaaaattgatgatgcCTTGAGTGATCCAAAAATAAGggagacatttgaagcattaaAGGCTGAAATTAAAGGTGTTGGTGCATCCTCAGCAAGTGATTTGGATGACGAGTTgaagaagaaaatcattgagtttatcaaagaagtaaaagaagtaaaagaagtaaaagaggtaatagaaaatcaaattgaaagtTTGGTAAACTCGTCGGATGATATTAAGAGCAAGATACTGCAATTGAAATTGGAGGTTCCTAAGGCTGGAGAGACGCCTGATTCAGAACCAAAGAATAGAATTGGTGCTTTGGTGCAACTAATTAAGCCGAGCCTAGTGGAGGCCGTTGACTCGTCTGGCTTAAAAGATCTGTTTGAAAATCTGGTGTCTAATGATGGAAGTTTGACACATGAAGATCCAGCTAGAGACAGTCTCACCGATGACCAGTAG